From the genome of Nocardia sp. NBC_01503, one region includes:
- a CDS encoding helix-turn-helix domain-containing protein gives MNAGHTAPGGFMADQLLAPNLADFVRTHRTSPRPPDHPRGLSRPALAARCDVSASYIAQIEQREKVSPSPEVVDALARALELTPAERQHMHNLAAPKTPGPRTHDPMPVAEMLTLITDDLRDAANDLMPHLSGYIDERWNVLWVNETYDRAYPRLLEVVNILVWFFLVPESRRVMIEWEDEARLTVNWFRWHMGRYQDPEWAMELLAQLSSCDEFRAMYLAERVDFERHQPHMHLRDPDTHDPYSVRVRITDVPGVDAPFQWFIGIRQPFNGPASLLAE, from the coding sequence GTGAATGCTGGCCACACCGCGCCGGGGGGATTCATGGCCGACCAGCTGCTGGCCCCCAATCTTGCCGACTTCGTCCGAACCCACCGCACCAGCCCGCGACCACCCGATCATCCGCGCGGCCTCAGCCGCCCCGCCCTGGCCGCGCGATGCGATGTCAGTGCCAGCTATATCGCCCAGATCGAACAGCGCGAAAAGGTGTCGCCCAGCCCCGAAGTCGTGGACGCGCTGGCCCGCGCCCTGGAGCTCACCCCCGCCGAGCGGCAGCATATGCACAATCTCGCCGCACCCAAGACGCCCGGACCGCGCACCCACGATCCGATGCCGGTGGCCGAGATGCTCACCCTCATCACCGACGACCTGCGCGATGCCGCCAACGACCTGATGCCGCACCTGTCCGGTTATATCGACGAGCGCTGGAATGTGCTGTGGGTCAATGAGACCTACGATCGCGCATATCCGCGGTTGCTGGAAGTGGTCAATATCCTGGTGTGGTTCTTCCTGGTGCCCGAGTCCCGCCGGGTGATGATCGAATGGGAGGACGAGGCCCGGCTCACGGTGAACTGGTTCCGCTGGCATATGGGTCGCTACCAGGATCCCGAATGGGCGATGGAGCTGCTCGCACAGCTCAGCTCCTGCGATGAGTTCCGCGCCATGTATCTGGCCGAACGCGTGGATTTCGAGCGGCATCAGCCGCATATGCATCTGCGCGATCCCGACACGCACGATCCCTACAGCGTGCGGGTCAGGATCACCGATGTGCCGGGTGTCGACGCACCGTTCCAGTGGTTCATCGGCATCCGGCAGCCGTTCAACGGACCGGCGAGCTTGCTAGCCGAATGA
- a CDS encoding alpha/beta fold hydrolase, producing MPYVSTEGARIFYTDSGGQDLPTVVLGHGFFMDLSMFSPQVEYLESRGFRVLCWDARGHGATVSEPDQPFTYWDSARDMFAVMDAAGVRNAVLGGMSQGGYAVLRAALLAPERTDALLLFDTEASDSPEEQRAEYRGLFAAWTNPDVPLGELSEGLAAQLIGGTVVDQAPWRYKWAASDRTAIRGAARTLIERESLVHRLGEITCPALVLRGEHDGSSTAEKSAQLAAGLPGADDVVTIAGAGHAANWTSPEPVNEALGAFLIRLASSPVR from the coding sequence ATGCCGTACGTAAGTACCGAGGGTGCCCGTATCTTCTACACCGACTCCGGTGGCCAGGATCTGCCGACCGTGGTGCTGGGCCACGGATTCTTCATGGATCTGTCCATGTTCTCTCCGCAGGTCGAATACCTGGAATCGCGTGGATTCCGGGTGCTGTGCTGGGATGCGCGCGGTCACGGGGCCACCGTCTCGGAGCCCGACCAGCCGTTCACCTACTGGGATTCGGCGCGCGATATGTTCGCCGTCATGGATGCCGCGGGCGTGCGGAATGCCGTACTGGGAGGTATGTCACAGGGCGGGTACGCGGTACTGCGCGCCGCACTGCTGGCGCCCGAACGGACCGACGCCCTGCTGCTGTTCGATACCGAAGCCAGCGACTCACCCGAGGAGCAGCGCGCGGAGTACCGCGGCCTCTTCGCCGCCTGGACCAATCCCGATGTCCCGCTGGGCGAGCTCTCCGAGGGCCTGGCCGCCCAGTTGATCGGCGGCACCGTGGTCGATCAGGCGCCGTGGCGCTACAAGTGGGCCGCCAGCGACCGCACCGCCATCCGCGGCGCCGCGCGGACCCTCATCGAACGCGAGTCCCTGGTGCACCGGCTCGGCGAGATCACCTGTCCCGCACTGGTTCTGCGCGGTGAACACGATGGCTCCAGCACGGCGGAGAAATCCGCGCAGCTCGCCGCCGGACTGCCGGGTGCGGACGATGTGGTGACGATCGCCGGAGCCGGGCACGCCGCCAACTGGACCTCGCCCGAACCGGTCAATGAAGCGCTCGGCGCCTTCCTCATTCGGCTAGCAAGCTCGCCGGTCCGTTGA
- a CDS encoding molybdopterin-binding protein translates to MSPAQSRIADPATGPGLRVPVAEIAEVLGAWLTPVPARRAPLAEAIGATLAEPLTAISALPRADTAAMDGFAVSGSGPNWLLRNEIRTAGARSPGSLSEGEAVRIATGAPTPAGTTTVLRDEHVHTERIAGCWTLQRIPGTPLRDDTRLLGEYWLTGTELATEGARVDAAVASAALSAEAPIAAVRGPLRADLVMTGDEIRSAGDLAPGQSRDSIGPILPEYLRACDIQFRKLWRLPDDHTLLRAWFDLPTDSELVITVGATGRGAADHLRPVLRELGAHILIDGVRLRPGGSQIVARLPDGRTLLALPGNPFAAVAALLTTGRALVDTLTVRPQCGQYWGRLATTPTPEPNITRIIPARQIPGGVWRTHTAIGTPHLADLIGAQALALIPPSASRGTLTELIPLPR, encoded by the coding sequence GTGAGCCCAGCACAGAGCCGAATCGCGGACCCGGCAACCGGTCCCGGGCTGCGGGTGCCGGTCGCGGAGATCGCCGAGGTACTCGGTGCGTGGTTGACACCGGTCCCGGCGCGGCGAGCGCCTCTCGCCGAGGCCATCGGGGCGACACTGGCCGAGCCACTCACCGCGATATCGGCACTGCCCCGGGCGGATACCGCGGCCATGGACGGTTTCGCGGTCAGCGGCAGCGGTCCGAATTGGCTGTTGCGCAATGAGATACGCACCGCCGGTGCGCGCTCGCCGGGATCACTGTCCGAGGGTGAGGCGGTGCGAATCGCCACGGGCGCACCGACTCCGGCGGGCACCACCACGGTACTGCGCGATGAACATGTGCATACCGAGCGGATCGCCGGATGCTGGACACTGCAGCGGATACCGGGCACACCACTGCGCGATGACACCCGACTGCTCGGTGAATATTGGCTCACCGGAACAGAACTCGCCACCGAGGGCGCTCGGGTCGATGCCGCGGTGGCCTCGGCGGCCCTGAGCGCCGAGGCGCCGATCGCGGCGGTGCGCGGCCCCCTGCGCGCCGACCTGGTGATGACCGGCGACGAGATCCGCAGCGCGGGCGATCTGGCCCCCGGTCAATCCCGCGATTCGATCGGCCCGATCCTCCCGGAGTACCTGCGCGCCTGCGATATCCAATTCCGCAAACTCTGGCGGCTCCCCGACGACCACACCCTGCTGCGCGCCTGGTTCGACCTGCCCACCGACTCCGAACTGGTCATCACCGTGGGCGCGACCGGTCGCGGTGCGGCCGACCATCTGCGCCCGGTGCTGCGTGAACTCGGCGCGCACATCCTGATCGACGGCGTCCGGCTCCGCCCCGGCGGCTCCCAGATCGTCGCCCGGCTCCCCGACGGCCGCACCCTGCTGGCCCTGCCCGGCAACCCGTTCGCCGCCGTAGCGGCCCTGCTCACCACCGGTCGAGCGTTGGTCGACACGCTCACCGTCCGCCCACAATGCGGGCAATATTGGGGCCGCCTCGCCACCACCCCCACTCCCGAGCCGAACATCACCCGCATCATCCCGGCCCGCCAGATCCCAGGCGGCGTCTGGCGAACCCATACCGCCATCGGCACCCCGCACCTCGCCGATCTCATCGGAGCCCAGGCGCTGGCCCTGATCCCCCCATCCGCCAGCCGGGGGACGCTGACCGAACTCATCCCCCTCCCACGCTGA
- the aspS gene encoding aspartate--tRNA(Asn) ligase — MTRTLCATLPAVRATGPEARVTLEGWIQRRRQLATVTFVVLRDRSGSAQVVVTDPAVREQVSGLPEETVIRVIGRIVENGGAPGGVEIVDPEISALSAPAQPQPVDLWRPRLQAHLPTLLDHAALTWRHPTRRAVWQIAAASLSGFRRHLDGIGFTEVATPKIVDQSPESGANVFELDYFGVPAYLAQSPQLYKQMLTGVFERVYEAGPVFRAEPHDTARHLAQYLSLDVEFAFLEDHRDVLALLRDTLAAMVDRVRAAAPGAVEITGAELPSVPDRIPVLHFTEAAELAGAAPDEPDLTPEHERLLGIWAKSRFDSDFLAVEGYPAAKRPFYTHPQPDDPRWTNSFDLLFRGIELVTGGQRLHNHADYLTALTARGEDPTRYRAYLEAMSHGMPPHGGFAIGLERWVARLVGADNVRYATLFPRDIHRMHP, encoded by the coding sequence ATGACACGTACCCTTTGCGCGACACTGCCCGCTGTGCGAGCCACGGGGCCGGAGGCCCGGGTGACACTCGAGGGCTGGATCCAGCGGCGCAGGCAACTCGCCACCGTGACCTTCGTCGTGCTGCGCGATCGATCCGGTTCGGCGCAGGTCGTGGTGACCGATCCCGCAGTGCGAGAACAGGTCTCGGGGCTGCCGGAGGAGACGGTGATCCGCGTGATCGGCCGGATCGTCGAGAACGGGGGTGCGCCCGGCGGGGTCGAGATCGTGGACCCGGAGATCTCGGCGTTGAGCGCGCCCGCACAACCGCAACCGGTCGACCTGTGGCGGCCGAGACTCCAGGCCCACCTGCCGACGCTGCTCGATCACGCGGCATTGACCTGGCGGCATCCCACCCGACGTGCGGTGTGGCAGATCGCGGCGGCATCGCTGAGCGGTTTCCGTCGCCACCTCGACGGCATCGGCTTCACCGAGGTGGCCACGCCGAAGATCGTGGACCAGTCGCCGGAATCGGGGGCGAACGTCTTCGAACTCGACTACTTCGGCGTCCCCGCGTATCTCGCGCAATCGCCCCAGCTCTACAAACAGATGCTGACCGGTGTCTTCGAGCGGGTGTACGAGGCCGGGCCGGTATTCCGGGCCGAACCGCATGACACGGCCCGGCATCTGGCCCAATACCTTTCGCTGGATGTGGAGTTCGCGTTCCTCGAGGACCATCGCGACGTGCTCGCGCTGCTCCGGGACACCCTCGCCGCCATGGTGGACCGGGTGCGTGCCGCCGCGCCCGGTGCGGTCGAGATCACCGGCGCGGAGCTGCCCTCGGTGCCCGATCGGATTCCGGTGCTGCATTTCACCGAGGCGGCCGAATTGGCCGGTGCCGCACCGGATGAACCCGATCTGACGCCCGAACATGAACGGCTGCTGGGCATATGGGCGAAGTCGCGGTTCGACTCCGACTTCCTCGCAGTCGAGGGATACCCGGCGGCCAAGCGCCCCTTCTACACGCATCCGCAACCCGACGACCCGCGCTGGACCAACTCCTTCGACCTGCTCTTCCGCGGAATCGAACTCGTCACCGGCGGCCAGCGGCTGCACAACCACGCCGACTACCTGACCGCGCTGACCGCCCGGGGCGAAGATCCCACCCGCTATCGCGCCTACCTCGAGGCCATGAGCCACGGCATGCCACCGCACGGCGGCTTCGCCATCGGCCTGGAGCGCTGGGTGGCACGCCTCGTGGGTGCGGACAACGTTCGGTACGCGACCCTGTTCCCCCGGGACATCCACCGCATGCACCCGTGA
- a CDS encoding FMN-binding glutamate synthase family protein, with translation MLRFFVIAFLSTAVIAVGVAAAIGSWAWYALLVILVLLLVVGVYDIVQKRHSVLRNYPVLGHMRYLLESLRPELQQYFIERNYDGRPYDRDTRTMIYERAKGIHGELSFGTERDVEEVGYEYLVHSIAPIPEPQQPPRVMIGGPDCEQPYSMALLNVSAMSFGALSANALRALNRGAALGGFAHDTGEGGITPYHLEGGGDLIWEIGSGYFGTRTADGHFDPDRFAEQVAHQQIKAVSIKLSQGAKPGLGGVLPAAKVSPEIAEFRGVPVHEKCVSPAAHSAFTTPRELIRFVARLRELSGGKPIGFKLCVGSRVEVLALCKAMHAEHVTPDFIIVDGAEGGTAAAPLEYEDHVGLPLTDGLMIVHNALVGAGLRDRIKLGASGKVAVGNDIVKRLIQGADFTLAARAMMMAIGCIQAQRCHTNECPVGVATQDPRRARALDVADKTQRVYRYHQATTEQAAQILASLGVSDISQLSPHLLRKRVSTTEQRSYAELYEWLTPHQLFNETPDSWVPDWVAADPDTFRPQFAAR, from the coding sequence ATGCTCCGGTTTTTCGTGATCGCGTTCCTGTCCACCGCTGTCATCGCGGTCGGTGTGGCCGCGGCCATCGGCTCCTGGGCTTGGTACGCCCTGCTGGTGATTCTGGTGCTGCTGCTCGTGGTCGGCGTGTACGACATCGTGCAGAAGCGCCATTCGGTCCTGCGGAACTATCCGGTGCTCGGGCATATGCGCTATCTGCTGGAGAGCCTGCGCCCGGAGTTGCAGCAGTATTTCATCGAGCGCAATTACGACGGGCGCCCCTACGATCGCGATACGCGCACCATGATCTATGAGCGCGCCAAGGGGATTCACGGCGAACTCTCCTTCGGCACCGAACGCGATGTCGAGGAGGTCGGCTACGAATATCTGGTGCACTCCATCGCCCCGATACCCGAGCCGCAGCAGCCGCCGCGCGTCATGATCGGCGGCCCCGATTGCGAGCAGCCGTATTCGATGGCGCTGCTGAATGTTTCGGCCATGAGCTTCGGTGCTCTCTCGGCGAATGCGCTGCGGGCGCTGAATCGTGGTGCGGCACTGGGTGGTTTCGCTCATGACACCGGTGAGGGCGGTATCACCCCCTATCACCTCGAGGGTGGCGGTGACCTGATCTGGGAGATCGGCTCCGGCTACTTCGGAACCCGCACCGCCGATGGGCATTTCGATCCCGACCGCTTCGCCGAACAGGTCGCGCACCAGCAGATCAAGGCGGTGTCGATCAAACTGAGTCAGGGGGCCAAGCCCGGTCTGGGCGGTGTGCTGCCCGCGGCGAAGGTGAGCCCCGAGATCGCCGAATTCCGCGGCGTTCCCGTGCACGAGAAATGCGTCAGCCCCGCCGCGCACTCGGCGTTCACGACCCCGCGCGAGTTGATCCGCTTCGTCGCGCGGCTGCGGGAACTCTCCGGTGGCAAGCCCATCGGCTTCAAACTCTGCGTCGGCTCCCGCGTCGAGGTGCTCGCACTGTGCAAAGCCATGCACGCCGAGCACGTCACCCCGGATTTCATCATTGTCGATGGAGCCGAAGGCGGTACGGCCGCAGCGCCTTTGGAGTACGAGGACCATGTCGGCCTGCCGCTCACCGACGGTCTGATGATCGTGCACAACGCGCTGGTCGGCGCGGGCCTGCGCGACCGGATCAAGCTCGGTGCGAGCGGTAAGGTCGCGGTCGGCAACGATATCGTCAAACGACTCATCCAGGGCGCGGATTTCACCCTGGCCGCACGCGCGATGATGATGGCCATCGGCTGTATTCAGGCCCAGCGCTGCCATACCAACGAATGCCCGGTGGGTGTGGCCACCCAGGATCCGCGCCGAGCCCGTGCCCTGGATGTCGCGGACAAGACCCAGCGGGTCTATCGCTATCACCAGGCCACCACCGAGCAGGCGGCGCAGATCCTGGCCTCGCTCGGGGTCTCCGATATCTCGCAGCTTTCACCCCATCTGCTCCGCAAACGCGTATCGACCACCGAACAGCGTTCCTATGCCGAGCTTTACGAATGGCTCACCCCGCATCAACTGTTCAACGAAACCCCGGATTCCTGGGTGCCGGACTGGGTCGCCGCCGACCCGGATACCTTCCGTCCGCAGTTCGCCGCGCGCTGA
- a CDS encoding MutS-related protein — MVFTSMLWPQGAVRAAETADQAVIEDLNLDQVFAVTGGAEHEAVQYRPLRDVASVIFRQEVFRDLDNDALRAVFEAFADGMHSVRRHMDRAGRLTHPRQRDRWQLDAETVYCRTVREMSAGLQRLSPQSTGLREWREWLTGYVDDAAFGDLTAEVEVVRAELDAVRYSVQVTGRQLTVDRAVEQADYSEIIASAFARFRPDSDPARPPMADPWPDMNEVEEQVIAAVVELYPKPFAQLERHTRRYRDFIDATIARFDVEIRFYLDYLRFAHGLGARGMPFCYPEVTAEFDGIAVEGGFDAALGLELAEQRKVAVRNDFRLDGTERVITVTGPNQGGKSTFARMVGQTAYLAALGCPVPGTGARIMLPDRVFTHFVREDEIDDPHGALAQELGRMHDILELLTDRSVLVLNESFSTTTASDAATIGGEVIRRIVERGAMAVYVTFLEELATLRPEVVSMVAGVETADDPVRTFRLERRAPDGLAYATALAQRHGLTYHEIRARLR; from the coding sequence GTGGTTTTCACAAGCATGCTGTGGCCGCAGGGTGCGGTGCGCGCGGCCGAGACCGCCGATCAGGCGGTGATCGAGGATTTGAACCTCGATCAGGTCTTCGCGGTCACCGGGGGCGCGGAGCACGAGGCGGTGCAGTATCGGCCGCTGCGCGATGTCGCGAGCGTGATTTTCCGGCAGGAGGTCTTTCGCGATCTCGACAATGACGCGCTGCGGGCGGTATTCGAGGCATTCGCCGATGGAATGCATTCGGTTCGCAGACATATGGACCGCGCCGGACGGTTGACCCATCCGCGGCAGCGCGATCGCTGGCAACTCGATGCCGAGACGGTGTACTGCCGCACGGTCCGGGAGATGAGCGCAGGGCTGCAACGCCTTTCGCCGCAATCGACCGGATTGCGGGAATGGCGCGAGTGGTTGACCGGATACGTCGATGACGCCGCGTTCGGGGACCTGACCGCCGAGGTCGAGGTCGTGCGCGCCGAACTCGATGCCGTGCGCTACTCGGTGCAGGTGACCGGGCGGCAACTCACCGTCGACCGCGCCGTGGAACAGGCCGACTACAGCGAGATCATCGCCTCGGCGTTCGCACGGTTCCGGCCGGATTCGGACCCCGCTCGCCCGCCCATGGCGGACCCGTGGCCGGATATGAACGAGGTCGAGGAGCAGGTCATCGCGGCCGTGGTGGAGCTGTACCCGAAACCCTTCGCACAGCTCGAGCGCCATACCCGGCGGTACCGCGATTTCATCGATGCCACGATTGCGCGCTTCGATGTCGAAATACGCTTCTACCTGGACTATCTGCGCTTCGCACACGGACTCGGGGCGCGCGGGATGCCCTTCTGCTATCCGGAGGTCACCGCGGAGTTCGACGGTATAGCGGTGGAGGGCGGCTTCGATGCCGCACTCGGCCTCGAGCTCGCCGAACAGCGGAAGGTCGCGGTACGCAATGATTTCCGGCTCGACGGCACCGAGCGCGTGATTACCGTGACCGGGCCGAATCAGGGCGGTAAGAGCACCTTCGCCCGAATGGTCGGGCAGACGGCGTATCTGGCCGCGCTCGGGTGCCCGGTACCGGGGACCGGTGCGCGAATAATGCTGCCGGACAGGGTGTTCACGCATTTCGTGCGCGAGGACGAAATCGACGACCCGCACGGTGCGCTGGCCCAGGAGCTGGGGCGTATGCACGACATACTGGAGCTGCTCACCGACCGGAGCGTCCTGGTGCTGAATGAAAGCTTCAGCACCACAACCGCTTCCGATGCGGCGACGATCGGCGGCGAGGTGATCCGGCGGATTGTCGAGCGCGGCGCGATGGCGGTGTACGTGACCTTCCTCGAGGAGCTCGCCACGCTTCGCCCGGAGGTGGTGAGTATGGTCGCCGGGGTCGAGACCGCGGATGATCCGGTGCGGACCTTCCGTCTGGAGCGGCGCGCACCCGATGGGCTCGCCTACGCCACGGCGCTCGCCCAGCGCCATGGACTGACCTACCACGAGATTCGCGCGAGGCTGCGATGA
- a CDS encoding MutS-related protein has product MIPIGLLQPAGREVRGVRVDDAVTADLGLDDLYAAMTDGDDFIATVMKTVVPLSLTDLEVIRHRQGVLADCCADPAMLRALYAVATEATAVRRWTSGRGREPRGRLGLALQPLQALVGLLRQLRQNFDKYADSCRSEGLDRLRRALADQLEDGYLDLLEQHVAALYFEHGMHFSAGLGTGNKADRIVLHEPPAASKRSLFGRRSGVSFEAFENFEFHDGDPLRAVIEPPLDVVAEVVSRVTDNVQDFFRQLRTELAFYLGCVQLHRRLTAAGAPICFPIPVGAGENLLRATDLRDIGLSLTAAEVVGNDIEAIDTTLLVVTGANSGGKSTFLRGVGTAQLLMQAGIFVTAQAFTADVRTGLFTHFVRAEDPTMTHGRLDEELARMREITDRANGPAMLLCNEPFASTNDRDAAAIADPIISALLDSGIKVVLVTHLYEFAHRRHLAAHPTDLFLRAQRATDGRRTYRLTTGAPEPTSHGQDIFRRIFGDR; this is encoded by the coding sequence ATGATCCCGATCGGACTGCTGCAACCGGCCGGCCGCGAGGTGCGCGGGGTGCGCGTCGACGACGCGGTCACCGCGGACCTCGGGCTCGACGACCTGTACGCGGCAATGACGGACGGTGATGATTTCATCGCCACCGTCATGAAAACCGTTGTACCCCTGAGCCTGACCGATCTCGAGGTGATTCGGCACCGACAGGGCGTGCTCGCGGACTGTTGCGCCGATCCGGCCATGCTGCGCGCCCTCTACGCCGTCGCCACCGAGGCGACCGCGGTGCGGCGCTGGACCTCCGGGCGCGGTCGCGAACCCCGCGGCAGACTCGGGCTCGCATTACAGCCGCTCCAGGCACTGGTCGGATTGCTGCGGCAATTGCGGCAGAACTTCGACAAGTACGCCGACTCCTGCCGGTCCGAAGGATTGGACCGGCTGCGCCGAGCGCTCGCCGATCAGCTCGAGGACGGCTATCTCGACCTGCTCGAACAGCATGTGGCCGCACTGTATTTCGAGCACGGTATGCATTTCAGCGCTGGGCTCGGTACCGGGAACAAGGCCGATCGCATCGTGCTGCACGAACCACCCGCCGCCTCCAAACGCTCACTCTTCGGCAGGCGCTCCGGCGTCAGCTTCGAGGCCTTCGAGAATTTCGAATTCCATGACGGCGATCCGCTGCGCGCGGTCATCGAACCGCCCCTGGATGTGGTCGCCGAGGTCGTCTCCCGCGTCACCGACAATGTGCAGGACTTCTTCCGGCAACTGCGCACCGAGCTGGCGTTCTATCTCGGCTGCGTACAGCTGCATCGGAGGTTGACGGCGGCAGGGGCACCCATCTGCTTCCCGATACCGGTCGGGGCGGGCGAGAATCTCTTGCGCGCAACCGATTTGCGCGATATCGGGCTATCGCTGACCGCCGCCGAGGTCGTCGGCAATGACATCGAGGCGATAGACACCACCCTGCTGGTGGTCACCGGCGCCAATAGCGGTGGCAAATCCACCTTCCTGCGCGGAGTCGGAACCGCACAGTTGCTGATGCAGGCCGGAATATTCGTCACCGCACAGGCTTTCACCGCCGATGTCCGCACCGGTCTGTTCACCCACTTCGTCCGCGCCGAGGACCCGACCATGACCCACGGGCGTCTCGACGAGGAACTTGCCCGTATGCGCGAGATCACCGATCGGGCGAACGGCCCGGCAATGCTGCTCTGCAACGAACCCTTCGCCTCGACCAATGACCGCGATGCCGCCGCCATCGCCGATCCCATCATCTCGGCACTGCTCGACTCCGGCATCAAAGTCGTTCTGGTCACGCACCTTTACGAGTTCGCGCACCGACGCCACCTGGCCGCCCACCCCACGGACCTGTTCCTGCGCGCCCAACGCGCCACCGACGGTCGCCGCACCTACCGGCTCACCACCGGCGCACCCGAGCCGACCAGCCACGGCCAGGACATCTTCCGGCGTATCTTCGGCGACCGTTGA
- a CDS encoding GNAT family N-acetyltransferase, translating to MSATDDNQGQADIAISNADNRYAISVDGVQAGLTAYVDHGNQRIFYHTEIGAEFGGRGLASRLIPAALTDTRNQGRRVVPVCPFVAAYVQKHHDFDDILDPVTPEVMKVLDAALN from the coding sequence GTGAGCGCTACCGATGACAACCAGGGTCAGGCCGACATTGCGATCTCCAACGCGGACAACCGATATGCCATCAGCGTCGACGGCGTGCAGGCCGGTCTGACCGCCTACGTCGACCACGGCAACCAGCGGATCTTCTATCACACCGAGATCGGTGCGGAGTTCGGCGGACGCGGCCTCGCCAGCCGCCTCATCCCCGCCGCCCTCACCGATACCCGCAACCAGGGCAGGCGTGTGGTCCCGGTATGCCCGTTCGTCGCCGCCTACGTCCAGAAGCATCACGACTTCGACGACATCCTCGATCCGGTCACCCCGGAGGTCATGAAGGTCCTCGACGCCGCCCTGAACTAG
- a CDS encoding DUF6907 domain-containing protein encodes MGNCTVVQHISYVPGIASISCAPPSGVRGSRREGCAKGAQSSRTGHTATDPGAEMTIVLPCPAWCVEHEEPDPFDPCDGGRHCGQETSVLVGPQPHPVLPTVFVQLNAHDCDGHRHSWIDLVAPTRAHAELSIPQARRTAETLIAIADLWDSRVVPDALLEPQRCPPWCVQHDDVDDQDPLVGLWHYGRAATIPVAGPHRWNAELRIRLCARDTRFGRDIVIALTVQDDEPTELRAPEARQIAAALLNAGDEVQPD; translated from the coding sequence ATGGGCAATTGCACTGTGGTACAGCACATTTCGTATGTGCCCGGCATTGCGTCCATATCTTGCGCCCCGCCCAGCGGCGTGCGGGGATCCCGGCGCGAGGGCTGCGCGAAGGGGGCGCAGTCCTCGCGAACGGGGCATACTGCGACCGACCCGGGGGCTGAAATGACCATCGTCCTACCCTGTCCGGCCTGGTGCGTCGAGCATGAGGAGCCGGACCCGTTCGACCCCTGCGATGGCGGTCGCCACTGCGGTCAGGAGACCTCGGTACTGGTCGGGCCGCAGCCGCATCCGGTATTGCCCACCGTCTTCGTGCAGCTCAACGCGCACGACTGCGATGGTCATCGGCACAGCTGGATCGATCTGGTGGCGCCCACCCGCGCGCACGCCGAGCTCTCCATTCCGCAGGCCCGCCGTACCGCCGAGACGTTGATAGCCATTGCGGATCTGTGGGATTCGCGTGTGGTGCCGGACGCGCTGCTGGAGCCGCAGCGGTGCCCGCCCTGGTGCGTTCAGCATGACGATGTCGATGATCAGGATCCACTCGTCGGCCTCTGGCATTACGGCCGGGCGGCCACCATCCCGGTCGCGGGCCCGCATCGCTGGAATGCCGAGCTCCGAATTCGCCTCTGCGCCAGGGACACCCGTTTCGGCCGCGATATCGTCATCGCTCTGACGGTGCAGGATGACGAACCCACCGAACTGCGGGCGCCCGAAGCGCGACAGATCGCCGCGGCGCTGCTCAATGCCGGTGATGAAGTCCAGCCCGACTGA